The Nitrospinaceae bacterium genome has a segment encoding these proteins:
- a CDS encoding DMT family transporter — MLDTIHPNMLALISAFNISMARTLYRGAMLRLGAGTTALASGSITLVCVWSFYLYTGTVDNYPLQGIALFMVVGILGGLGGRYLSFYSIKEIGLARTSILMQTSIIWSTGLAIILLGERLSLAIGAGTAAIMIGSILLVKKGGSEPKKIPLTYYLIPLAAAFFLGLSHLLRKYGYAWIDSATFGLSISNTVSVMTMLAIMPFTNERIPKTLERRPILCIVGGALFNFMSAIVFWTAVRRGELVQVVPITRISVLLMIFTSWLFFRKQESVTARVVYGGVLSVAGVFLIVWGK, encoded by the coding sequence TTGCTCGATACCATTCATCCCAACATGTTGGCGCTGATCTCCGCGTTCAACATCTCTATGGCGCGGACCCTCTACCGGGGCGCGATGCTCCGCCTAGGTGCCGGCACGACGGCTCTGGCCTCGGGCTCGATTACGCTTGTCTGCGTATGGAGCTTTTATTTGTACACGGGAACGGTGGACAACTACCCCCTTCAGGGGATTGCCTTGTTCATGGTTGTCGGGATATTGGGTGGTCTGGGCGGTCGCTATCTCAGCTTTTATTCGATAAAAGAAATCGGCCTTGCCCGGACATCGATCCTGATGCAGACAAGCATCATCTGGTCCACGGGGCTGGCCATCATTCTTTTGGGCGAGCGCTTGAGCCTGGCTATCGGCGCGGGAACAGCCGCAATCATGATCGGCTCCATTCTCCTGGTCAAAAAGGGAGGCTCGGAGCCTAAGAAGATTCCCCTCACCTACTATCTTATCCCGCTGGCGGCGGCGTTTTTTCTCGGGCTATCTCACCTGCTACGTAAATACGGTTACGCATGGATTGATTCGGCCACCTTCGGCCTGAGTATCTCCAACACCGTTTCGGTCATGACGATGCTCGCCATCATGCCGTTCACGAACGAGCGCATCCCAAAAACCTTGGAGCGGCGGCCCATACTCTGCATCGTGGGAGGGGCGCTGTTCAACTTTATGTCCGCGATAGTTTTCTGGACGGCTGTCAGGCGGGGAGAACTCGTGCAGGTCGTCCCCATCACCAGAATCTCGGTCCTCTTGATGATTTTCACTTCATGGCTTTTTTTCCGAAAACAAGAAAGCGTCACGGCCCGCGTCGTTTACGGGGGGGTGCTCTCCGTTGCCGGGGTGTTCCTCATCGTTTGGGGAAAATAA
- a CDS encoding DMT family transporter codes for MLDSFHPTALALLAALNIAIARTFYRSVLLRLGAGTTALASGIISLGLIWSYYFYTGTVDSWPLQGIAWFVIVGMLGGVGGRYLNFFSMKELGLARTSVLMQTSIIWSTGLAIVLLGEQVNLTIGAGTAAIMIGSILLVYKGGSELKEVPFSYYFIPVVAAFLLGLSHLLRKYGYNWIDSATFGLSISNTVSVMTMIAILPFTNEGIPKTWGWRPIFFIVAGAVFNALSALFFWTAVQRGEIVQVVPITRISVLMMIFTSWLFFRKQERVTARVVYGGVLSVAGVFLVVWGK; via the coding sequence TTGCTCGATTCATTTCATCCCACAGCGTTGGCACTGTTAGCCGCGCTCAACATCGCGATAGCGCGAACGTTCTATCGAAGCGTCCTGCTTCGCCTCGGTGCCGGCACGACGGCACTGGCCTCAGGGATAATTTCGCTGGGCCTTATCTGGAGCTATTATTTTTATACCGGCACGGTGGACAGCTGGCCCCTTCAAGGGATTGCCTGGTTCGTCATCGTCGGAATGCTGGGAGGCGTGGGCGGGCGCTACCTTAATTTTTTCTCGATGAAAGAGCTCGGCCTCGCCCGAACCTCGGTTCTGATGCAAACGAGCATTATCTGGTCCACGGGGCTGGCCATCGTCCTCCTGGGCGAGCAGGTGAACCTGACTATCGGCGCGGGAACAGCCGCAATCATGATTGGCTCCATTCTCCTGGTCTACAAAGGGGGCTCAGAGCTTAAAGAAGTACCTTTCTCCTACTACTTCATTCCCGTGGTGGCGGCTTTTTTGCTGGGCCTATCTCACCTGCTCCGCAAATACGGCTACAACTGGATTGATTCGGCCACCTTCGGCCTGAGCATCTCCAACACCGTTTCGGTCATGACGATGATCGCCATCTTGCCTTTCACGAATGAGGGCATCCCCAAAACTTGGGGGTGGCGCCCTATTTTCTTCATTGTGGCGGGGGCGGTGTTCAACGCCTTGTCCGCCCTGTTCTTTTGGACAGCCGTACAACGAGGAGAAATCGTGCAGGTCGTTCCCATCACCCGGATCTCGGTCCTCATGATGATTTTCACTTCCTGGCTGTTTTTTCGAAAACAAGAAAGAGTCACCGCCCGCGTCGTTTACGGGGGGGTACTCTCCGTTGCCGGGGTGTTTCTCGTCGTTTGGGGAAAATAA
- a CDS encoding amidohydrolase family protein, whose amino-acid sequence MIIDPHAHISPESFIDDVRKKRFGKSVTIRKGKPWEFLVTRTKILGKERVHVNPLPKETYDVSLRLKGMKKQNVDMQILSVVPPMTYYALDKGLNKELSASLNESLLKIVDENPDKFRCMAQIPLQDPKAAAKELERAVKKGHLGCQIGSNVAGTNLDDKKLDPVWRMAQKLDVPIFIHPTDVMGVNDRLKDYYLRNFIGNPLDTTIAAACLIFGGVFDRFPKVKFLLSHVGGFTPWIRGRWQHGYGERQEPKVNKAKAPENYFKKFYYDTIIHNADSFEFAVKSLGVNRILYGTDYPFDMGNLSRAEKIPGLSRFSKKDQQKMLVGNVKKLYKLKV is encoded by the coding sequence GTGATTATCGATCCCCACGCACACATTTCGCCCGAAAGTTTTATTGATGACGTTCGCAAAAAACGCTTCGGCAAGTCAGTAACGATCAGAAAGGGCAAGCCCTGGGAGTTTCTCGTCACGCGCACGAAGATCCTCGGCAAGGAGCGGGTCCACGTAAACCCGCTGCCCAAAGAAACCTACGATGTGAGTCTTCGCCTGAAGGGCATGAAGAAGCAGAACGTCGATATGCAGATTCTCTCGGTCGTGCCGCCGATGACCTACTACGCGCTCGACAAGGGGCTGAACAAAGAGCTCTCGGCCTCGCTCAACGAATCCTTGCTTAAAATCGTGGACGAGAATCCGGATAAATTCCGCTGCATGGCGCAGATTCCTCTCCAGGATCCCAAGGCGGCGGCCAAGGAGCTAGAGCGCGCGGTCAAAAAGGGCCACCTCGGCTGCCAGATTGGCTCGAACGTCGCGGGAACCAACCTTGATGACAAAAAGCTCGACCCCGTATGGCGTATGGCGCAAAAACTCGATGTGCCCATTTTCATCCATCCCACAGACGTGATGGGCGTGAATGATCGCCTCAAGGACTATTACTTGCGCAACTTCATCGGCAACCCGCTCGACACCACCATCGCGGCGGCCTGTCTCATCTTCGGCGGGGTGTTTGACCGCTTCCCGAAGGTTAAATTTCTGCTCTCCCACGTGGGTGGCTTCACCCCCTGGATCAGAGGCCGCTGGCAGCACGGCTACGGCGAGCGCCAGGAGCCCAAGGTCAACAAGGCCAAGGCACCCGAGAACTACTTCAAAAAGTTCTACTACGACACGATCATTCACAATGCCGATTCATTTGAGTTTGCCGTTAAGTCGCTGGGCGTGAACCGCATCCTCTACGGGACGGATTACCCGTTCGACATGGGCAACCTGAGCCGGGCCGAGAAGATTCCGGGCCTCTCGCGTTTTTCGAAAAAAGATCAGCAGAAAATGCTCGTGGGCAACGTGAAGAAGCTCTATAAACTAAAAGTGTGA
- a CDS encoding amidohydrolase family protein: MAIDPHTHILPMGFLDDLRKGRLGKAVSIEKDGDNEFMAFEGTIFGKERRWHNNLKPPYYDVDIRLGAMKNMGVERQVLSVSPFMTLYALDAGLNKELSASINDGLTELANKYPDQLSCMAQVPLQDPDAAVAELDRAVKNGHIGVQIAANVAGENLDAPELDVFWAKAVALDIPIFIHPQGQAAAPERLGDYYMRNFIGNPLDTTIAVSCLIFGGVLDRFPDIKFYLSHVGGFVPWIRGRWQHGYGERDEPKVNGAKDPEQYFGKFYYDTIIHNADAFVYAVETLGADRILYGTDYPADMGYHQPAKDIPGLSRLSAEDQEKILIGNAKKLYKL, translated from the coding sequence ATGGCCATTGATCCACATACACATATTCTGCCGATGGGGTTTCTGGACGACCTGCGCAAGGGCCGCCTCGGCAAGGCTGTAAGCATCGAGAAGGATGGCGATAATGAGTTCATGGCGTTCGAGGGCACCATCTTCGGCAAGGAGCGCCGCTGGCATAACAATCTCAAGCCGCCTTATTACGATGTGGACATCCGCCTCGGGGCGATGAAGAACATGGGGGTCGAGCGCCAGGTGCTCTCGGTCTCGCCCTTCATGACGCTCTATGCCCTCGACGCCGGGTTGAATAAAGAGCTTTCGGCCTCGATCAACGACGGTTTGACCGAGTTGGCAAACAAGTACCCCGATCAGCTCTCCTGCATGGCGCAGGTGCCGCTCCAGGATCCCGATGCCGCGGTGGCCGAGCTCGACCGGGCTGTGAAAAATGGCCACATCGGCGTGCAGATCGCAGCCAACGTCGCGGGGGAGAATCTCGACGCGCCAGAGCTCGATGTTTTCTGGGCCAAAGCGGTCGCGCTCGATATTCCGATTTTCATCCATCCCCAAGGCCAGGCGGCGGCCCCTGAGCGGCTCGGCGATTACTACATGAGAAACTTCATCGGCAACCCGCTCGACACGACCATTGCTGTCTCGTGCCTAATCTTCGGCGGGGTGCTCGACCGTTTCCCGGACATTAAATTCTATCTCTCCCACGTGGGTGGCTTCGTTCCCTGGATCAGAGGCCGCTGGCAGCACGGCTACGGCGAGCGCGATGAGCCCAAGGTAAACGGCGCCAAAGATCCCGAACAGTATTTCGGCAAATTTTACTACGACACGATTATTCATAATGCCGATGCCTTCGTGTATGCCGTTGAAACGCTGGGAGCCGACCGCATTCTCTACGGGACGGACTATCCGGCCGATATGGGCTACCACCAGCCGGCCAAGGATATTCCTGGCCTCTCGCGGTTGTCAGCCGAGGATCAGGAGAAAATCCTCATCGGCAACGCGAAGAAGCTCTATAAGCTCTAG
- a CDS encoding nitrile hydratase subunit beta, which yields MEPRYKVGDEVVVQNRFPPGHIRTPEFVRGKAGRIARYFGKFRNPEKLAYGKDGLPLCPLYWVEFMVNDVWANKPGKQQDKIVIEIYEHWLDPA from the coding sequence ATGGAGCCCAGGTACAAGGTAGGCGATGAGGTAGTTGTGCAGAACCGCTTTCCGCCCGGCCATATCCGCACCCCTGAGTTTGTCCGGGGCAAGGCGGGCCGCATCGCTCGTTATTTTGGCAAATTTCGTAATCCCGAAAAGCTGGCCTATGGCAAAGATGGTCTGCCGCTCTGCCCGCTCTATTGGGTCGAGTTCATGGTTAACGATGTGTGGGCCAATAAGCCAGGTAAGCAGCAGGACAAGATAGTGATTGAAATTTACGAACACTGGCTCGACCCGGCCTAG
- a CDS encoding nitrile hydratase subunit alpha — protein sequence MVTTNDPNYYNSHKGGGHDHGNGHDHGHTHDDTPVERVEHDLDYFQVRILALADILKEKGLLTTDEMRRAVEDIYSKTPAIGSRVVAKAWVDPAFKERLLEDAASACHEIGISTGTINHLVALENTDKVHYMVVCTLCSCYPRPLLGQPPTWYKSFPYRSKAVSDPRGALADLGYTAPEDIELRVVDSTADCRYLIIPRRPAGTEGWSEEKLVALVVRDSMIGVGDALSPAEYEASAALAE from the coding sequence ATGGTAACGACGAACGATCCTAATTATTACAATTCGCACAAAGGTGGTGGCCACGATCACGGCAACGGCCATGATCACGGTCACACCCACGATGACACGCCGGTTGAGCGCGTCGAGCACGATCTCGACTATTTTCAGGTGCGCATCCTCGCGCTGGCCGATATTTTGAAAGAAAAAGGGCTGCTCACCACCGACGAAATGCGCCGCGCTGTCGAGGACATCTACAGCAAGACGCCTGCCATCGGCTCGCGCGTCGTCGCAAAAGCCTGGGTGGACCCGGCCTTTAAAGAGCGCCTCTTAGAAGACGCTGCCTCGGCCTGCCACGAGATCGGCATCAGCACCGGGACGATTAACCACCTCGTCGCGCTCGAGAACACCGATAAAGTGCATTACATGGTGGTGTGCACCCTGTGCTCATGCTACCCGCGCCCGCTGCTGGGCCAGCCGCCCACCTGGTACAAGAGCTTTCCCTACCGCTCCAAAGCCGTTTCCGACCCCAGAGGGGCGCTGGCGGATCTCGGCTACACCGCGCCCGAGGATATTGAACTGCGCGTCGTGGATTCGACAGCCGACTGCCGCTATCTGATCATTCCGCGCCGCCCGGCAGGCACCGAGGGCTGGAGCGAGGAGAAACTTGTTGCCCTCGTCGTGCGCGATTCGATGATCGGAGTTGGCGATGCGCTCTCTCCCGCCGAGTACGAGGCCTCCGCCGCGCTGGCCGAGTAG
- a CDS encoding cytochrome c — MKKGDFFVRKLIPVFVCAAVAIVLAASRMDASGANADAGKANYQRFCAGCHGINGKGDGPSSQMLNPKPRDHTNAKYMKNLSDEHIFKAIKMGGAGVGKSFSMPSWGGQLSDKDIENIVAFIRTLSK; from the coding sequence TTGAAGAAAGGAGATTTCTTCGTGAGAAAGTTAATTCCTGTTTTTGTTTGTGCGGCGGTCGCCATTGTTCTGGCGGCCAGTAGGATGGATGCTTCTGGGGCAAATGCCGATGCCGGTAAGGCGAATTATCAAAGATTCTGTGCGGGTTGCCATGGCATAAATGGCAAGGGAGACGGGCCTTCATCTCAAATGTTGAATCCCAAGCCTCGGGATCATACCAATGCCAAGTACATGAAAAACCTTTCTGATGAGCATATCTTCAAGGCCATAAAAATGGGCGGCGCAGGGGTTGGTAAATCATTTTCCATGCCTTCGTGGGGCGGCCAATTGAGTGATAAAGATATTGAAAATATAGTTGCCTTTATCCGAACACTCTCCAAGTAA
- a CDS encoding HYR domain-containing protein: MSTRTAGVIFTIYFAFLLLIPAGAYAKKTNHGHLIKSFSKTPLSFEKNQGQTDGQVKYLARSRGYTLYLTPSEAVLSLYKPSPKKSAADRLGSLPVGGGLRASDVLRMSLIGAKKNPEMAGEAQLAGKINYFIGRDSAKWRTRVPLYEKVRYQDVYPGIDLIYYGNQRKLEFDFIVSPGADPERIRLKFKGAKKISLNSARDLILSTPGGEVVQKAPVIYQQINGERKSISGKFILGAQNEVSFQVASYDKSKPLVIDPVLIYSTYLGGASDDIGVDMAVDSLGNVLIVGYTNSTDFPISTGTYQPSISGSGSSSDIFVAKLNDSGTALIYSTYLGGSGIDNANSIAVDSTGNAYLTGSTRSVDFPVTSGAFSEVNAGEYDVFVSKLNSDGSNLIYSTLVGGGGADAGTAIALDLSGNAYVAGSTWGRDYSGDPVSLFPTTSGAVQTVFGGYQTDAFVFKINSTGETLLYSTLLGGSENDAAYGLAVDISGNAFVTGGTYSAEFPITPGVFQASLLGSGSNYDVFVSKLNSSGTALVYSTFLGGSGTELGRGIVVDLSGNATVAGQTDSTDFPTTEAAYQRSLGGDWDAFVTKLNASGTGLLFSTYLGGSYLDDGSAIAINSSGLTYLAGRTKSLDFPTTPDAFQSDFIDTDLCFVLELNATGTDVTYSTFLGGGRNYCRAIAIDPQENIYVSGIAFSSSYPTTDGAFQTTFGGGTYDAFIAKIELAPPAPPNNPPLASCQVVIAECGAGGVAAADIDAGSSDPDGDPITLSQVPPGPYSLGNTSVTLTVTDDLGDSDSCSATVTVQDTTAPALAQPADVVAEATGPSGAVVSFSLPGTTDACDASVSVASSPVSGSTFPLGATAVTVTAMDANNNSSEKTFTVTVQDTAPPVINSVSVNSNVLFPPDHKMKPVSVTVDAEDNVSLFPSSKIISVTSNEPVNGTGDGDTAPDWEITGDLTLNLRAERSGGGNGRIYTITVQSTDESGNNSLKTVTVSVPISQGNGQATVDWTAVSEAVSYNVYRKSCPTCEKVLVASDQTGTQFVDTAVLVGMSYIYSVQAVDASGGLSNLGNERSVCVAPPKNLALSNRAFTAPSSITATDTIVAGKGVNVGRGSRVTFHMKSATGGIRLEPGFKVDSGASFRALVSTTSGSCS, translated from the coding sequence ATGTCTACACGAACCGCAGGCGTGATTTTCACCATCTATTTTGCCTTTTTGCTGCTGATTCCAGCGGGGGCATACGCCAAAAAAACAAATCATGGGCATTTGATCAAATCATTCAGCAAGACCCCGCTCTCATTTGAAAAAAACCAGGGTCAAACGGACGGGCAGGTTAAGTACCTCGCCAGAAGCCGTGGCTACACCCTTTACCTCACACCCAGCGAAGCAGTGCTCTCCCTCTATAAACCCTCGCCAAAGAAAAGCGCGGCGGACCGCCTAGGCTCTCTTCCGGTTGGCGGTGGCCTCCGCGCGTCCGATGTCCTCCGGATGAGCCTTATCGGCGCGAAGAAAAATCCCGAGATGGCGGGCGAAGCCCAGCTGGCGGGCAAGATCAATTACTTCATCGGCAGGGATTCGGCCAAGTGGCGCACGAGGGTCCCCCTTTATGAAAAAGTACGCTACCAAGACGTCTATCCCGGCATCGATCTCATCTATTACGGAAACCAGAGAAAACTCGAATTCGACTTCATCGTCTCACCCGGCGCCGACCCCGAGCGGATTCGGCTTAAATTTAAAGGCGCAAAGAAGATTTCTTTAAATTCGGCAAGAGATCTAATTCTCTCCACCCCGGGCGGCGAGGTGGTCCAAAAGGCGCCGGTGATTTATCAGCAAATTAATGGCGAGAGAAAATCTATCTCCGGAAAGTTTATCCTAGGCGCCCAAAACGAAGTGAGCTTCCAGGTAGCCTCCTACGATAAGTCCAAACCCCTCGTAATCGATCCTGTCTTGATATATTCGACCTACTTAGGGGGCGCCAGCGATGATATAGGCGTAGACATGGCAGTTGATTCTTTGGGGAACGTATTAATTGTCGGATACACAAATTCAACGGATTTCCCCATTTCGACGGGAACTTATCAACCTTCGATTTCAGGTAGTGGATCGAGCAGTGACATTTTTGTGGCCAAGCTAAACGATTCGGGAACTGCTCTAATCTATTCGACCTATCTTGGTGGAAGTGGAATTGACAATGCCAACTCAATCGCTGTCGACTCGACTGGGAATGCATATTTGACGGGCAGTACCCGGTCAGTTGATTTTCCCGTGACATCAGGAGCTTTCAGCGAAGTAAATGCTGGCGAATACGACGTTTTTGTAAGTAAATTGAATTCGGATGGATCGAATTTAATATATTCGACTTTGGTGGGAGGGGGAGGGGCAGATGCTGGAACTGCGATTGCCCTTGACTTATCAGGTAACGCTTATGTGGCTGGGAGTACATGGGGGCGGGACTATTCGGGAGATCCCGTATCTCTATTTCCTACAACCTCAGGGGCGGTCCAGACAGTTTTTGGTGGATATCAAACCGATGCTTTCGTTTTTAAGATAAATTCAACGGGGGAGACACTTCTATATTCAACACTTTTGGGTGGAAGCGAGAACGATGCCGCATATGGTTTGGCTGTTGATATTTCAGGCAACGCATTCGTCACGGGGGGAACGTATTCTGCGGAGTTCCCAATTACTCCTGGTGTTTTTCAGGCATCACTCCTTGGCAGTGGCTCAAATTACGACGTATTTGTAAGTAAGCTGAATTCATCAGGAACTGCACTTGTTTACTCAACATTTTTGGGAGGAAGTGGAACAGAGCTTGGCAGAGGTATAGTTGTCGATCTGTCGGGTAATGCAACCGTGGCGGGGCAAACAGACTCAACAGATTTTCCGACAACGGAAGCGGCTTACCAGAGGTCATTGGGTGGCGATTGGGACGCATTCGTAACGAAACTAAATGCCTCTGGCACAGGTCTTCTTTTTTCGACTTATTTGGGAGGGTCGTATTTAGATGATGGATCGGCGATTGCAATTAACTCTTCCGGATTAACATACTTGGCAGGACGTACAAAATCTTTAGATTTCCCAACAACTCCGGATGCTTTTCAGTCAGATTTTATTGATACCGATCTTTGTTTTGTTTTGGAATTAAACGCCACTGGGACAGATGTTACCTACTCTACTTTCTTGGGAGGTGGCCGAAATTATTGCAGAGCTATTGCAATTGACCCCCAGGAAAATATTTATGTATCTGGAATAGCTTTTTCTTCATCTTACCCAACCACAGATGGTGCATTCCAGACCACGTTCGGTGGCGGCACATATGATGCCTTTATAGCGAAGATCGAATTGGCTCCGCCCGCACCCCCGAATAACCCGCCGCTGGCTTCGTGCCAGGTAGTAATCGCAGAGTGCGGGGCAGGCGGTGTGGCCGCGGCAGATATCGACGCGGGCTCCTCGGACCCGGACGGCGATCCGATAACGCTGTCCCAGGTTCCCCCGGGTCCCTACAGCTTGGGGAATACCTCGGTGACGCTGACGGTCACGGACGATCTGGGAGATTCTGACTCCTGCTCTGCGACGGTGACCGTCCAGGATACGACGGCGCCAGCCCTCGCCCAGCCTGCCGACGTCGTGGCCGAGGCGACGGGCCCGAGCGGCGCGGTTGTCAGCTTTAGTCTTCCGGGCACTACCGATGCCTGCGACGCGAGCGTTTCTGTCGCGTCCAGCCCGGTCTCTGGCTCGACGTTCCCTCTCGGGGCGACAGCGGTGACGGTTACGGCGATGGACGCCAACAACAACAGTTCCGAAAAAACCTTCACGGTCACCGTGCAGGACACGGCGCCTCCTGTCATAAACAGCGTTTCGGTGAATTCTAATGTACTCTTTCCTCCGGACCATAAAATGAAGCCGGTGAGTGTAACGGTTGATGCAGAAGACAATGTCTCTCTTTTCCCAAGCTCGAAGATCATATCGGTGACAAGCAACGAGCCGGTCAACGGTACGGGTGACGGAGATACCGCCCCTGATTGGGAGATTACGGGAGATCTGACGCTGAACCTTCGGGCTGAGCGCTCGGGCGGGGGAAACGGAAGGATCTATACGATCACGGTTCAGAGCACTGATGAGAGCGGAAATAACAGCTTGAAAACCGTTACTGTGTCGGTGCCTATCAGTCAGGGGAACGGCCAAGCAACAGTCGACTGGACAGCTGTGAGCGAGGCAGTTTCCTACAATGTTTACAGAAAATCCTGCCCGACGTGCGAGAAGGTGCTCGTCGCCTCGGACCAAACGGGAACGCAGTTCGTGGACACTGCGGTGCTGGTGGGAATGAGCTACATCTATTCCGTCCAGGCGGTGGACGCATCGGGCGGCCTTAGCAATCTGGGAAATGAGAGGTCGGTCTGTGTGGCCCCCCCCAAAAACCTCGCTCTCTCAAACCGCGCCTTCACAGCACCCTCTTCTATCACCGCGACGGACACCATCGTCGCGGGAAAAGGGGTCAACGTGGGCCGAGGCAGCCGGGTGACCTTCCACATGAAAAGCGCGACAGGCGGCATCCGGCTCGAGCCGGGCTTCAAAGTGGATAGCGGCGCCAGCTTCCGCGCGCTGGTTTCCACCACTTCGGGTAGTTGTTCATGA
- a CDS encoding MFS transporter: protein MSRSIEERLKPRIWYGWVILAVMFTVMAILIGARNSLGFFFKEMSAEFGWNRAQIAAAYSIGMIFQGLTSPISGWLSDRWSMRWTISAGIFIGGSSFLIGFTIHSLWQLYAMYALLSVGFALATFIPQVYILSNWFNKRRGLAMGISTSSQGLAPMLNLAMPPLIAMIGWRMSYIALAIFIILFACPLAALFLRNSPEEKDTVPDAPFLDFEERMSIAAQRTIPLPMEAPAPPSLMSRILTLRFLLLGGVYASLAYIFTGTAVHLVPHATDQGFTLSGASIIFLIWGFCIMAGNFASAISDRIGRTPTHLIGTALGIAAMFTLALFGPGANPLQFHFGAALSGLSIGLLRPTISTMTADHFEGPGFGKLNGAIMVVFSVFGALGAWATGALYDASGGYLEAFFLMVAIFVAGYLLAVALGRMKKPEAES, encoded by the coding sequence ATGAGCCGTTCTATCGAAGAGCGCCTCAAACCCCGTATTTGGTACGGCTGGGTGATACTCGCCGTCATGTTCACGGTCATGGCCATCCTGATCGGGGCGCGCAATTCGCTGGGCTTTTTCTTCAAGGAAATGTCGGCTGAATTCGGCTGGAACCGCGCACAAATTGCCGCCGCCTATTCGATTGGCATGATTTTCCAGGGTCTCACCTCACCCATTTCCGGGTGGCTGAGCGACCGCTGGAGCATGCGCTGGACAATCTCGGCGGGGATTTTCATCGGCGGCTCCTCTTTTCTAATCGGCTTTACCATCCACAGCCTCTGGCAACTCTATGCCATGTACGCCTTGCTTTCGGTGGGCTTTGCGCTGGCCACCTTCATTCCCCAGGTCTACATCCTCTCGAACTGGTTTAATAAGCGGCGCGGCCTGGCGATGGGCATCTCCACCTCCTCACAGGGCCTCGCCCCCATGCTTAACCTGGCGATGCCGCCTCTGATCGCCATGATCGGCTGGCGAATGAGCTACATCGCCCTGGCCATCTTCATCATCCTGTTCGCCTGCCCGCTCGCGGCACTGTTTTTAAGAAACAGCCCCGAGGAAAAAGACACGGTGCCGGACGCGCCTTTTTTAGACTTCGAGGAGCGGATGTCCATCGCCGCTCAGCGAACGATTCCCCTCCCGATGGAAGCTCCCGCACCACCAAGCCTTATGAGCCGAATTTTGACACTTCGCTTTTTGCTGCTCGGCGGGGTCTACGCCTCTTTGGCATATATTTTTACTGGAACGGCGGTCCATCTTGTTCCCCATGCGACGGACCAGGGCTTCACGCTCTCCGGGGCGAGCATCATTTTCCTCATCTGGGGGTTCTGCATCATGGCGGGGAATTTCGCGAGCGCCATTTCTGATCGAATCGGTCGCACGCCCACCCACCTAATCGGCACCGCCTTGGGAATAGCGGCGATGTTCACACTTGCCCTGTTCGGGCCAGGCGCAAATCCCTTGCAGTTCCATTTTGGCGCGGCGCTGTCGGGCCTCTCCATAGGGCTGCTTCGCCCGACTATCTCGACCATGACCGCTGACCATTTCGAGGGGCCAGGTTTTGGCAAACTGAACGGGGCGATCATGGTGGTCTTCAGCGTTTTCGGGGCGCTGGGCGCATGGGCAACCGGTGCGCTCTATGATGCCTCGGGTGGCTACCTGGAAGCGTTTTTTCTGATGGTCGCTATTTTTGTGGCTGGCTACCTTCTCGCCGTAGCGCTCGGGCGAATGAAGAAACCCGAAGCAGAATCCTAA